One stretch of Streptosporangiales bacterium DNA includes these proteins:
- a CDS encoding MFS transporter: MWRVLEGFAFGGEWAVGAALIAEYAAPKRRGRVLAFVQSCYAIGWAISTGLYLVVFSFAPEDVAWRYLFLVGVVPAVAAFVIRRTTRDRVQVTAKRKEPFGQLFQRRNLKTTLLATGVGLGIQGIYYSVFVFMPLFLRTERDLTVIGTATYTWVVIVGSFIGYVASGFVHDALGRRPTFTVFFIGSAGAIALFVFTPVVRPELGYLISFLLGFFASGQAGGMGAYLAELFPTDVRASGQGFAYNVGRGVAGFGPLTIGVLAAETGFGHAIAWVGFVAAALGIVTVWSLPETKSRNILKDVMPVDQGSR, translated from the coding sequence GTCGGCGCCGCCCTCATCGCCGAGTACGCGGCGCCGAAGCGCCGCGGCCGGGTGCTCGCGTTCGTACAGAGCTGTTACGCGATCGGCTGGGCGATCTCCACCGGGCTCTACCTGGTCGTGTTCTCGTTCGCGCCTGAGGACGTCGCCTGGCGGTACCTGTTCCTGGTGGGCGTCGTGCCGGCCGTCGCCGCGTTCGTCATCAGGCGCACCACCCGCGACCGGGTGCAGGTGACGGCCAAGCGGAAGGAGCCGTTCGGCCAGCTGTTCCAGCGGCGGAACCTGAAGACCACGCTGCTCGCGACCGGTGTCGGCCTCGGCATCCAGGGCATCTACTACTCGGTGTTCGTCTTCATGCCGCTGTTCCTGCGTACGGAGCGCGACCTGACGGTCATCGGCACCGCCACCTACACCTGGGTGGTGATCGTCGGCTCGTTCATCGGCTACGTGGCTTCCGGCTTCGTGCACGACGCGCTCGGCCGCCGACCCACGTTCACGGTGTTCTTCATCGGCTCCGCGGGCGCGATCGCGCTGTTCGTCTTCACGCCCGTCGTGCGCCCTGAGCTGGGGTACCTGATCAGCTTCCTGCTCGGCTTCTTCGCGTCCGGCCAGGCCGGCGGCATGGGCGCGTACCTGGCCGAGCTCTTCCCCACCGACGTGCGCGCGAGCGGACAGGGCTTCGCGTACAACGTCGGCCGCGGCGTCGCCGGTTTCGGACCGTTGACCATCGGGGTCCTGGCGGCAGAGACCGGTTTCGGCCACGCGATCGCGTGGGTCGGGTTCGTCGCCGCCGCACTCGGCATCGTGACGGTGTGGTCGCTGCCGGAGACCAAGAGCAGGAACATCCTGAAAGACGTCATGCCCGTCGACCAAGGAAGCAGATGA